Proteins from one Lonchura striata isolate bLonStr1 chromosome 6, bLonStr1.mat, whole genome shotgun sequence genomic window:
- the ZC2HC1C gene encoding zinc finger C2HC domain-containing protein 1C, with product MDFFPPSAPVVAATKFSPGSQLKYQKDNFQHLFILDKEESLKDLYAEKNQRYSYSKSAESTQDRPKHAGFWSSGLESKHLISQACTLSAKSLGRHKDGVDRAYPLQPISHHKSARAPLLNARSSTHVQESPNSRSSSISKEMVPGGRSQLAAELCPWTGEPEPSAPHLYRRELAYILKLEADRRDLEEAIKKKKALLGEKLKRTEETLRRIQREKELIKVEERKESEVERTHGQKATRHPEEKIFRVADTPGVGIFSGAQSAEDTIPKSGTTLQPQELAVGELKDWLVAAKYNKTNNSEIQDSKPMEHLASCSKLATKQSLSLSALSDRDSDDHPSSEMLHRQATSAVEQEGFGQCSFCKRKFLCTRLEKHMSICGKNQDSKRKVFDSSKARARGTELEKYQQQKSSRSPQSKSPPRKNNWKQKHEALIHIMSQARQVEQILAKGRKVSGLPPLPPIENEDYVACTYCGRKFAPRVAERHIPKCKNIRNRPPPPPQRRR from the exons atggatttttttccaccGTCGGCTCCTGTGGTGGCAGCTACTAAGTTTTCTCCTGGTTCCCAGCTGAAATACCAGAAGGACAACTTTCAGCATTTATTCATACTTGACAAAGAGGAAAGTTTAAAAGATCTCTATGCAGAAAAGAACCAAAGATATTCCTATTCTAAATCTGCAGAAAGCACTCAGGACAGGCCCAAGCATGCAGGCTTCTGGTCAAGTGGACTAGAGAGCAAGCATCTCATCAGCCAGGCCTGTACTCTGTCAGCTAAATCATTAGGCAGACATAAAGACGGAGTGGACCGTGCATATCCCCTGCAACCAATTTCTCACCACAAGAGTGCAAGAGCTCCACTGCTCAACGCTAGAAGTTCCACACATGTGCAGGAATCTCCAAATAGTAGATCAAGCTCAATAAGCAAAGAGATGGTTCCAGGAGGGAGATCTCAGTtagctgcagagctctgcccttGGACAGGAGAGCCTGAACCATCAGCTCCCCATCTATACAGGAGAGAGCTGGCCTACATCCTAAAGCTAGAGGCAGATAGAAGGGACCTAGAAGAggcaattaaaaagaaaaaggctctTCTTGGAGAGAAACTGAAGAGGACAGAGGAGACACTTAGGAGGATTCAAAGAGAGAAGGAGCTTATCAAGGtagaggagagaaaagaaagtgaaGTGGAGAGGACCCATGGGCAAAAGGCCACAAGGCACCCTGAAGAGAAAATTTTCCGAGTTGCAGACACACCAGGTGTTGGGATCTTCAGTGGGGCACAGTCTGCAGAAGACACTATCCCCAAGTCTGGCACCACTCTCCAACCCCAAGAGCTGGCTGTGGGGGAACTCAAGGACTGGCTGGTGGCTgcaaaatacaacaaaacaaacaacagtgAAATACAAGACAGCAAACCCATGGAGCATTTAGCTTCTTGTTCAAAACTGGCCACAAAACAGAGCCTttctctctctgccctctcAGACCGAGATTCTGATGACCACCCATCTTCAGAGATGCTACACAGGCAGGCCACCAGTGCTGTGGAGCAAGAGGGGTTTGGACAGTGCAGCTTCTGCAAACGTAAGTTTCTCTGCACAAGGCTTGAGAAACACATGAGTATCTGTGGCAAGAACCAAGACTCTAAGAGGAAAGTGTTTGACTCTAGCAAGGCCAGAGCTAGGGGAACAGAACTGGAAAAGTATCAGCAGCAGAAGAGCTCAAGGAGTCCTCAG AGTAAATCGCCACCCAGAAAGAACAACTGGAAACAGAAGCACGAGGCTCTCATCCACATCATGTCACAGGCCCGGCAGGTGGAGCAAATCCTCGCTAAGGGGAGGAAGGTGTCTGGCCTGCCCCCATTGCCTCCCATCGAAAATGAAGACTATGTTGCCTGCACCTACTGTGGACGCAAGTTTGCTCCCCGAGTAGCTGAGAGGCATATTCCCAAATGCAAAAACATAAGGAATAGGCCCCCACCTCCACCACAGAGGAGGCGCTGA